A window of the Natronomonas salina genome harbors these coding sequences:
- a CDS encoding extracellular solute-binding protein: MVGNDRESAAVARPSRRSLLAATASATVGATAVAGCLGRGQPEDTVVMTGNTDIADAMHADEGTSIHEALRSAGLDEDITVEVRTGVDDSSQRMRSAQSALQSGRAPPDIFRMDCGWTIPFILREQTVPLADHLPGDLLDEVESAYLEAALETARHPETGELHGLPLFVDFGTMLYRKDLVADAGFDPGGWATEPPSWQRFSEVVAETRDDADVQYGFTTQAAPYEGLACCSFTELMTTWGGSYFNGTENLFSAGDREVTVADEPVLDAVRMMRSFIDGEDADYALDGYRKICPSSIVQWTEPESLGPFTAGDAVAHRNWPFSINEAGGEEAFGEDLGVMPMPYAVSESEAEHPGTGGTAAALGGWHLTINPYTEKLDRVTQVLEAFATEEVMLAVFEQLGYLPPVLDLVQQADADQIGPMARYTEQIQIAGENAVSRPVTDVWPEQASVIAREVHAAFRGEGPPERIMADLADRIRRSEAAVAEGNGGSDDGD; this comes from the coding sequence ATGGTAGGCAACGACAGGGAGTCGGCCGCCGTGGCCAGGCCGTCGCGTCGCTCGCTGCTCGCCGCGACCGCGTCGGCGACTGTCGGCGCGACGGCCGTCGCGGGCTGTCTCGGCCGGGGGCAGCCCGAGGACACCGTCGTCATGACGGGCAACACCGACATCGCCGACGCGATGCACGCCGACGAGGGGACGTCCATCCACGAGGCGCTCCGGTCGGCCGGCCTCGACGAGGACATCACCGTCGAGGTCCGCACCGGCGTGGACGACTCCTCCCAGCGGATGCGGTCGGCCCAGTCCGCCCTCCAGTCCGGGCGGGCGCCGCCGGACATCTTCCGGATGGACTGCGGCTGGACCATCCCGTTCATCCTCAGGGAGCAGACCGTCCCGCTGGCGGACCACCTCCCCGGGGACCTCCTCGACGAGGTCGAGTCGGCGTACCTCGAGGCGGCCCTGGAGACGGCCAGACACCCCGAGACCGGCGAGCTCCACGGGCTCCCGCTGTTCGTGGACTTCGGGACGATGCTGTACCGCAAGGACCTCGTGGCGGACGCCGGCTTCGACCCGGGCGGCTGGGCCACCGAGCCGCCGTCGTGGCAGCGGTTCTCCGAGGTGGTCGCGGAGACGCGCGACGACGCCGACGTCCAGTACGGCTTCACGACGCAGGCGGCCCCCTACGAGGGGCTGGCCTGCTGTTCGTTCACCGAGCTGATGACCACCTGGGGCGGGTCCTACTTCAACGGCACCGAGAACCTCTTCTCGGCCGGCGACCGCGAGGTCACCGTCGCCGACGAGCCCGTCCTCGACGCCGTCCGCATGATGCGGTCGTTCATCGACGGCGAGGACGCCGACTACGCCCTCGACGGCTACCGGAAGATCTGCCCGTCGTCGATCGTCCAGTGGACGGAGCCGGAGTCGCTCGGCCCGTTCACCGCCGGCGACGCCGTCGCCCACCGCAACTGGCCGTTCTCGATCAACGAGGCGGGCGGCGAGGAGGCCTTCGGCGAGGACCTCGGCGTCATGCCGATGCCGTACGCGGTCTCCGAGTCGGAGGCCGAACACCCCGGCACCGGCGGGACGGCCGCCGCCCTCGGCGGCTGGCACCTGACGATCAACCCCTACACCGAGAAGCTCGACCGGGTCACGCAGGTTCTCGAGGCCTTCGCGACCGAGGAGGTGATGCTCGCGGTCTTCGAGCAACTCGGCTACCTGCCGCCGGTCCTCGACCTCGTCCAGCAGGCCGACGCCGACCAGATCGGTCCGATGGCCCGCTATACAGAGCAGATCCAGATCGCCGGCGAGAACGCCGTCTCCAGGCCGGTGACCGACGTCTGGCCCGAGCAGGCGTCGGTCATCGCCCGCGAGGTCCACGCCGCTTTCCGCGGGGAGGGGCCGCCGGAGCGGATCATGGCCGACCTCGCCGACCGCATCAGGCGGAGCGAGGCTGCCGTCGCTGAGGGTAACGGAGGGAGCGACGATGGCGACTGA
- a CDS encoding carbohydrate ABC transporter permease — protein MATDGESPFGGGDGEHDRTGNAVVNWMESLSEAAYAYLLLAPTFALLGLVAFYPLARTFVTSLRENRTRAAEPLGEFVGLENYVDLLSGNARLAQQFVDVSLSASFPFVELGVPFFQQALFVTVAFAVISVVVETVIGFGQAYVLDQDFGGRRWVRVAIILPWAVPIVVQGMIFFLLFQPEVGFGTDLMQWLGVFGENPLADSRDAFIIILVADIWKSSAFMALLILAGLQSVDRSLYDVARVAGASPWQRFKRITLPLVLPALLVAMLFRTMDAMRVYGLIESTGGCTTVPSLTCLVVEAMFGGTRIFATAAAVAFTTALVIALMLSAYVAFFRDTEGGIY, from the coding sequence ATGGCGACTGACGGCGAGTCGCCGTTCGGCGGTGGGGACGGCGAGCACGACCGGACCGGCAACGCGGTCGTCAACTGGATGGAGTCGCTCAGCGAGGCCGCCTACGCCTACCTGCTGCTGGCGCCGACGTTCGCACTGCTCGGCCTCGTCGCCTTCTACCCGCTCGCGCGGACGTTCGTCACGTCGCTCCGGGAGAACCGGACGCGCGCGGCGGAGCCGCTGGGCGAGTTCGTCGGCCTCGAGAACTACGTCGACCTGCTCTCCGGGAACGCCCGGCTCGCCCAGCAGTTCGTCGACGTCTCCCTCTCGGCCTCGTTCCCCTTCGTCGAACTGGGCGTCCCGTTCTTCCAGCAGGCGCTGTTCGTGACCGTCGCCTTCGCCGTCATCAGCGTGGTCGTCGAGACGGTCATCGGGTTCGGTCAGGCGTACGTGCTCGACCAGGACTTCGGCGGCCGACGGTGGGTGCGCGTGGCCATCATCCTCCCGTGGGCCGTCCCCATCGTCGTCCAGGGGATGATCTTCTTCCTGCTGTTCCAGCCGGAGGTCGGCTTCGGGACCGACCTGATGCAGTGGCTCGGGGTCTTCGGCGAGAACCCGCTGGCCGACAGCCGGGACGCGTTCATCATCATCCTCGTCGCGGACATCTGGAAGTCCTCGGCGTTCATGGCGCTGCTCATCCTCGCGGGCCTGCAGAGCGTCGACCGCAGCCTCTACGACGTCGCGCGGGTCGCCGGGGCCTCCCCGTGGCAGCGGTTCAAGCGGATCACGCTGCCGCTGGTGCTGCCAGCGCTGCTCGTCGCGATGCTGTTCCGGACGATGGACGCGATGCGCGTCTACGGGCTCATCGAGTCGACCGGCGGCTGCACGACGGTGCCGTCGCTGACCTGCCTGGTCGTCGAGGCGATGTTCGGCGGCACCCGCATCTTCGCGACCGCCGCCGCCGTCGCCTTCACCACGGCGCTGGTGATCGCCTTGATGCTCTCGGCGTACGTCGCCTTCTTCCGCGACACCGAGGGGGGGATCTACTGA
- a CDS encoding carbohydrate ABC transporter permease, with protein sequence MSDDDSEPTRGRRSAAADGGSVVFDDEEADLDRGPFQRWVARSITNPERVYRSLFYVATIFFLFTTLFPFYWLLMVALTPEGRQQDILLTPNGFNPGAFLEVFEVIPFHWYVFNSFVIAAATTAAVLVVASLAGYAFGRLEFPGKQPLMLLVLVISFFPPAAFFIPLNDLFNTSFTVLEPITGDGTLYNTPGAMVLPMSAIFLPLAIFILTTFYSQIPDGLEDAARVEGTTRLGALFRVVVPLSAPGVATAGVLTFIAVYNEFFFSYLMTDGQPQNWAPILEGILAYQGQYAVMYHLMAAASIIGVIPVTIIVIVAQEKIVSGLTAGALKE encoded by the coding sequence ATGAGCGACGACGACTCCGAGCCGACCCGCGGCCGCCGGTCAGCCGCCGCCGACGGCGGGTCCGTCGTCTTCGACGACGAGGAGGCCGACCTGGACCGCGGGCCGTTCCAGCGGTGGGTCGCGCGCTCGATCACCAACCCCGAGCGGGTCTACCGGTCGCTGTTCTACGTGGCGACCATCTTCTTCCTGTTCACGACGCTGTTCCCGTTCTACTGGCTACTGATGGTGGCGCTGACGCCGGAGGGCCGCCAGCAGGACATCCTCCTGACGCCGAACGGGTTCAACCCCGGGGCGTTCCTCGAGGTCTTCGAGGTCATCCCGTTCCACTGGTACGTGTTCAACAGCTTCGTCATCGCGGCGGCGACGACCGCCGCCGTGCTGGTCGTCGCCAGCCTCGCGGGTTACGCATTCGGGCGCCTCGAGTTCCCCGGCAAGCAGCCGCTGATGCTGCTTGTGCTGGTCATCTCGTTCTTCCCGCCGGCAGCGTTCTTCATCCCGCTGAACGACCTGTTCAACACCTCGTTCACGGTTCTGGAGCCGATCACCGGCGACGGGACCCTCTACAACACGCCGGGGGCGATGGTGCTCCCGATGTCTGCCATCTTCCTGCCGCTGGCCATCTTCATCCTCACGACGTTCTACTCCCAGATCCCGGACGGCCTCGAGGACGCCGCCCGGGTGGAGGGGACGACGCGGCTCGGCGCGCTGTTCCGAGTCGTCGTCCCGCTGTCGGCCCCCGGCGTGGCGACCGCCGGCGTGCTGACGTTCATCGCCGTCTACAACGAGTTCTTCTTCTCGTACCTGATGACCGACGGACAGCCGCAGAACTGGGCGCCGATCCTGGAGGGCATCCTCGCCTACCAGGGTCAGTACGCGGTCATGTACCACCTCATGGCCGCCGCGAGCATCATCGGCGTCATCCCGGTGACGATCATCGTGATCGTCGCCCAGGAGAAGATCGTCAGCGGGCTCACCGCCGGCGCACTCAAGGAGTAA
- a CDS encoding ABC transporter ATP-binding protein, giving the protein MARVQLDDITKRFEDVTAVDDLDLEIRDGEFVSLVGPSGCGKSTTMEMIAGLTKPSEGRVFIGDDDVTTLAPKDRGVSMVFQNIALFPHMDVRENVSFGLRLRKYDDNEVERRVDHAADIVQLEGMLDRMPDELSGGQQQRVAIARAIVRNPDVFLMDEPLANLDAKLRVHMRTELQRLHRELNQTIVYVTHDQAEAMTMSNRIAVLNEGKLQQIAPPLTCYNEPANLFVAGFIGSPSMNLVEGELVDDGLSTKNFHVEFDPATVPGVSVGDAVTFGVRPEDVHLADEAESLGRLPSRIEATPDVIEPMGDETFVYLQLSADAERTMERDSQSTPDQLLMSVDPEADVEQGRPVEVVFDAPAVHLFDTASGEALVHGVGGEARDAESGLQEPEQ; this is encoded by the coding sequence ATGGCACGCGTACAACTCGACGACATCACGAAGCGCTTCGAAGACGTCACCGCCGTCGACGACCTCGACCTGGAGATCAGGGACGGCGAGTTCGTCAGCCTGGTCGGGCCGTCGGGCTGCGGGAAGTCGACGACGATGGAGATGATCGCCGGCCTCACCAAGCCGTCCGAGGGCCGGGTCTTCATCGGCGACGACGACGTGACGACCCTCGCGCCGAAGGACCGCGGCGTCTCGATGGTCTTCCAGAACATCGCGCTGTTCCCCCACATGGACGTCAGGGAGAACGTCTCCTTCGGCCTCCGGCTCCGGAAGTACGACGACAACGAGGTCGAGCGCCGGGTCGACCACGCCGCCGACATCGTCCAGCTGGAGGGCATGCTCGACCGCATGCCGGACGAGCTGTCGGGCGGCCAGCAGCAGCGCGTCGCCATCGCCCGGGCCATCGTCCGCAACCCCGACGTCTTCCTGATGGACGAGCCGCTGGCGAACCTGGACGCGAAGCTCCGCGTCCACATGCGGACCGAACTCCAGCGGCTCCACCGCGAGCTGAACCAGACCATCGTCTACGTCACCCACGACCAGGCCGAGGCGATGACGATGTCCAACCGCATCGCCGTCCTCAACGAGGGGAAGCTCCAGCAGATCGCGCCGCCGCTGACCTGCTACAACGAGCCCGCGAACCTCTTCGTCGCCGGGTTCATCGGCTCGCCGTCGATGAACCTCGTGGAGGGCGAACTCGTCGACGACGGCCTGTCGACGAAGAACTTCCACGTCGAGTTCGACCCGGCGACGGTCCCCGGGGTGAGCGTCGGCGACGCGGTCACGTTCGGCGTCCGGCCGGAGGACGTCCACTTGGCGGACGAAGCGGAGTCGCTCGGGCGGCTGCCCTCGCGGATCGAGGCCACGCCGGACGTCATCGAGCCGATGGGCGACGAGACGTTCGTCTACCTGCAGCTCTCGGCGGACGCCGAGCGGACGATGGAGCGCGACAGCCAGTCGACCCCCGACCAGCTGCTCATGAGCGTCGACCCCGAGGCCGACGTCGAGCAGGGCCGCCCCGTCGAGGTCGTCTTCGACGCGCCGGCGGTCCACCTGTTCGATACGGCCTCCGGGGAGGCGCTGGTCCACGGCGTCGGCGGCGAGGCTCGCGACGCGGAGAGCGGCCTCCAGGAACCGGAGCAGTAA
- the purQ gene encoding phosphoribosylformylglycinamidine synthase I gives MTVSIIRFGGSNCDRDAERALEHLGIDCVIVWHEDGLPADTTGVVVPGGFSYGDYLRAGAMAARAPIMDEIREAAADGTPVLGVCNGAQIGSESGLTPGAFTTNRSARFQCEPVHLRVENAETPWTAAFEAGDVVEVPIAHGEGRFEVSDDHLATLNDEDRVLFRYCDADGNVTDAANPNGSKENVAGVLGEDDHVAVLMPHPERASLPDIGPTDGAPILEGFAR, from the coding sequence ATGACTGTCTCGATAATTCGGTTCGGCGGCTCGAACTGCGACCGCGATGCCGAGCGCGCCCTGGAGCACCTCGGCATCGACTGTGTGATCGTCTGGCACGAGGACGGCCTGCCGGCCGACACCACCGGCGTCGTCGTCCCGGGCGGCTTCTCCTACGGCGACTACCTCCGGGCCGGCGCGATGGCCGCCCGCGCGCCGATCATGGACGAGATCCGCGAGGCCGCCGCCGACGGCACGCCGGTCCTCGGCGTCTGCAACGGCGCCCAGATCGGCTCGGAGAGCGGGCTCACGCCGGGCGCGTTCACGACCAATCGCAGCGCGCGATTCCAGTGCGAGCCGGTCCACCTCCGCGTCGAGAACGCCGAGACCCCCTGGACCGCCGCCTTCGAGGCCGGCGACGTCGTCGAGGTCCCCATCGCCCACGGCGAGGGGCGCTTCGAGGTCTCCGACGACCACCTCGCGACGCTGAACGACGAGGACCGCGTGCTGTTCCGGTACTGCGACGCCGACGGGAACGTCACCGACGCGGCGAACCCGAACGGCTCGAAGGAGAACGTCGCCGGCGTCCTCGGCGAGGACGACCACGTCGCGGTGCTGATGCCCCACCCCGAGCGGGCGTCGCTGCCCGACATCGGGCCGACCGACGGGGCGCCGATCCTCGAAGGGTTCGCTCGGTAG
- the purS gene encoding phosphoribosylformylglycinamidine synthase subunit PurS: MSAYTATVTVRLKRGVLDPEAETTQQALERLGFELDDLRSADRFEVDLDAADADAAAERATEMAERLLANPTIHDYEVEVAEA, translated from the coding sequence ATGAGCGCCTACACCGCGACCGTCACCGTCCGGCTGAAGCGGGGCGTCCTCGACCCCGAGGCCGAGACCACCCAGCAGGCCCTCGAGCGCCTCGGGTTCGAGCTGGACGACCTCCGGTCGGCCGACCGCTTCGAGGTCGACCTCGACGCCGCCGACGCGGACGCCGCCGCCGAGCGCGCCACGGAGATGGCCGAGCGGCTGCTCGCGAACCCGACCATCCACGACTACGAGGTCGAGGTCGCCGAGGCGTAG
- a CDS encoding formyltetrahydrofolate deformylase: MSREYTEITVVGDDDTGLIARVTTLLFERDINIEDLDQAVREGVFRMTMSVDTADMSCTKDELREALADLGDDLGMDIQVRFPADRETRTIAVLVTKESHCLEAMFEAWADGELGAEISVIVGNHDDLEPLADHYGVDFHDVGDEKGNPDEEELLAVLDEYDTDLIVLARYMRILSPNVVFRYEDRIINVHPSLLPSFPGAEAYRQAREEGVRIAGVTAHYVTTDLDQGPIITQRAFDVPAGANVEEIERRGQPLEAEALLEAVRLHLDGAVSVYRGRTELRDDVDADDYQLGLPDAADDLLPDRPVDGLGDVVAREDGS, from the coding sequence GTGAGCCGAGAGTACACCGAAATCACGGTCGTCGGGGACGACGACACGGGCCTCATCGCGCGGGTGACGACGCTGCTGTTCGAGCGCGACATCAACATCGAGGACCTCGACCAGGCGGTCCGGGAGGGGGTCTTCCGGATGACGATGTCCGTCGACACCGCCGACATGTCGTGTACGAAGGACGAGCTGCGCGAGGCGCTGGCCGACCTCGGCGACGACCTCGGGATGGACATCCAGGTGCGGTTCCCGGCCGACCGGGAGACCCGGACCATCGCGGTGCTGGTGACGAAGGAGTCCCACTGCCTGGAGGCGATGTTCGAGGCGTGGGCCGACGGCGAACTCGGCGCCGAGATCAGCGTCATCGTCGGCAACCACGACGACCTCGAGCCGCTGGCCGACCACTACGGCGTCGACTTCCACGACGTCGGCGACGAGAAGGGCAACCCCGACGAGGAGGAGCTGCTGGCGGTCCTCGACGAGTACGACACCGACCTCATCGTGCTGGCGCGGTACATGCGCATCCTCAGCCCGAACGTCGTCTTCCGCTACGAGGACCGCATCATCAACGTCCACCCGAGCCTGCTGCCCTCCTTCCCCGGCGCCGAGGCCTACCGGCAGGCCCGCGAGGAGGGCGTCCGCATCGCCGGCGTCACCGCCCACTACGTCACGACCGACCTCGACCAGGGGCCGATCATCACCCAGCGGGCCTTCGACGTCCCGGCGGGCGCCAACGTCGAGGAGATCGAGCGCCGCGGCCAGCCGCTGGAGGCGGAGGCGCTGCTGGAGGCCGTCCGGCTCCACCTCGACGGCGCCGTCTCCGTCTACCGCGGCCGGACGGAGCTCCGCGACGACGTCGACGCCGACGACTACCAGCTCGGACTCCCGGATGCCGCGGACGACCTGCTGCCGGACCGCCCCGTCGACGGGCTCGGCGACGTCGTCGCCCGCGAGGACGGGTCGTAG
- a CDS encoding ABC transporter permease translates to MTEASTRENQPERPLGLTLLSGAVAAALVFPLTWVVVRAAEVETGRATEILLRPRTHEIFLNSLLLMVGVTVLSILLAVPLAVLTVRTDLPGRRFWTVVVSLPLAVPSWLGAFAFVAMFRPRGIVQGWLEPLGVRELPDLFGLPGAVLLITLYTYPYVFITTRAALKTFDKSLVDAARTLNHGWWDTFRRVTLPQIRPAIAAGALLAALYAVSDFGTPAFLQAEVFTRAIYQEQRLGNNDYAAFLSLQLVALTVFILAVESRVRRAETLYTSGTAGETRQVELGAWKWPAVGACLLLSGFTLVMPVALFTWYLFTGQAEASQSFAFQWSWLFNSAFVAGLAALVAAVAAVPVAYLSARYDTRLGSVFERATYVGYAVPGIVVGLALVFFGAHYGTISFGTVEVGLYLTLPVLVFAYVVRFMPQAVGSTRTSILQVNPTLAEAARTLGKGPLATFRSVTLPLIAPGVVAGAALVFLTTMKELPATLMLRPTGFETLVTRIWAAESAGLYRYAALPALLLLVVSGLSMVLILRQEE, encoded by the coding sequence ATGACCGAGGCGTCCACCAGGGAGAACCAGCCGGAGCGGCCGCTGGGTCTGACGCTCCTGAGCGGCGCCGTCGCCGCCGCGCTCGTCTTCCCGCTGACCTGGGTGGTCGTCCGCGCGGCCGAGGTCGAGACGGGCCGCGCGACCGAGATCCTCCTGCGGCCGCGCACCCACGAGATCTTCCTCAACAGCCTCCTGCTGATGGTCGGCGTCACGGTGCTGTCGATCCTGCTGGCGGTGCCGCTGGCCGTGCTGACGGTCCGTACCGACCTCCCGGGGCGGCGGTTCTGGACCGTCGTCGTCTCGCTGCCGCTGGCCGTCCCCAGCTGGCTCGGCGCCTTCGCCTTCGTCGCGATGTTCCGGCCGCGCGGCATCGTCCAGGGGTGGCTCGAACCCCTCGGCGTCCGGGAGCTGCCCGACCTCTTCGGGCTGCCCGGCGCCGTCCTCCTCATCACCCTCTACACGTACCCCTACGTGTTCATCACGACCCGGGCGGCGCTGAAGACCTTCGACAAGTCCCTGGTCGACGCGGCCCGCACGCTCAACCACGGCTGGTGGGACACGTTTCGACGGGTGACCTTGCCGCAGATCCGGCCGGCCATCGCCGCCGGCGCGCTGCTGGCGGCGCTGTACGCGGTCTCGGACTTCGGGACGCCGGCGTTCCTGCAGGCCGAGGTGTTCACCCGCGCCATCTACCAGGAGCAGCGCCTCGGCAACAACGACTACGCCGCCTTCCTCTCGCTGCAGCTCGTCGCGCTCACCGTCTTCATCCTCGCCGTCGAGTCGCGGGTCCGCCGCGCCGAGACGCTCTACACGTCGGGGACCGCCGGCGAGACCCGACAGGTCGAACTCGGCGCCTGGAAGTGGCCCGCCGTCGGCGCCTGCCTGCTGCTCTCGGGGTTCACGCTCGTCATGCCCGTCGCGCTGTTCACCTGGTACCTGTTCACCGGCCAGGCGGAGGCCAGCCAGAGCTTCGCGTTCCAGTGGTCCTGGCTGTTCAACTCGGCGTTCGTCGCCGGCCTCGCGGCGCTGGTGGCCGCCGTCGCCGCCGTCCCGGTCGCCTACCTGTCGGCCCGCTACGACACCCGCCTCGGCTCGGTGTTCGAGCGGGCGACGTACGTCGGCTACGCGGTGCCCGGCATCGTCGTCGGGCTCGCGCTGGTCTTCTTCGGCGCCCACTACGGCACGATCTCGTTCGGCACCGTCGAGGTCGGCCTGTACCTCACCCTCCCGGTCCTCGTGTTCGCCTACGTCGTCCGGTTCATGCCGCAGGCGGTCGGCTCGACGCGCACCTCGATCCTGCAGGTGAACCCGACGCTCGCGGAGGCCGCCCGGACGCTCGGCAAGGGCCCCCTGGCGACGTTCCGGTCGGTGACGCTGCCGCTCATCGCCCCCGGCGTCGTCGCCGGCGCCGCGCTCGTCTTCCTGACGACGATGAAGGAACTGCCGGCGACGCTGATGCTGCGGCCGACCGGCTTCGAGACGCTCGTCACGCGCATCTGGGCGGCGGAGTCGGCGGGCCTCTACCGCTACGCCGCGCTCCCGGCGCTGCTGCTGCTCGTCGTCTCGGGACTGTCGATGGTGCTGATCCTCCGGCAGGAGGAGTGA
- a CDS encoding phosphoribosylaminoimidazolesuccinocarboxamide synthase: MTSVKEFRVSEPAGPDDLGRGAFVFTDDYSVFDWGKMPDSIPNKGASLCAMGAANFEALEAAGVPTHYRGVVSGGDVVPLDDVVSPPREMAIDLTQVPDLPHEGREYDYAAFHEAAGENYLVPLEIVFRNTVPVGSSLRSRADPREYGLDVETWPDEPVDLPEPVVEFSTKYEESDRYLSRENADYIAGAADVDDLERVARKVNDLVTERAADAGLKHEDGKIECLYYDGEIRVADVVGTFDENRFSHEGQQLSKEVVRQYHKRTQPEWVEAVDAAKAEAKAQDVADWRELCEAEPAPLDDHVVDAVRDMYTAGANAYLDRELFSAPPLADAVETIRNL, encoded by the coding sequence ATGACCAGCGTCAAGGAGTTCCGCGTCTCCGAGCCCGCGGGGCCCGACGACCTCGGGCGGGGCGCCTTCGTCTTCACCGACGACTACTCGGTGTTCGACTGGGGGAAGATGCCGGATTCCATCCCCAACAAGGGGGCGTCGCTGTGCGCGATGGGCGCGGCGAACTTCGAGGCCCTCGAGGCGGCCGGCGTCCCGACCCACTACCGCGGCGTCGTCAGCGGCGGCGACGTGGTCCCCCTCGACGACGTCGTCTCCCCGCCCCGCGAGATGGCCATCGACCTGACCCAGGTGCCGGACCTGCCCCACGAGGGCCGAGAGTACGACTACGCCGCGTTCCACGAGGCGGCCGGCGAGAACTACCTCGTCCCCCTCGAGATCGTCTTCCGGAACACGGTGCCCGTCGGCTCGTCGCTCCGCTCGCGGGCCGACCCCCGGGAGTACGGCCTGGACGTCGAGACGTGGCCGGACGAGCCGGTCGACCTGCCGGAGCCCGTCGTCGAGTTCTCGACGAAGTACGAGGAGTCCGACCGCTACCTCTCGCGGGAGAACGCCGACTACATCGCGGGCGCGGCCGACGTCGACGACCTGGAGAGGGTCGCCAGAAAGGTCAACGACCTCGTCACCGAGCGGGCCGCCGACGCCGGGCTGAAACACGAGGACGGCAAGATCGAGTGCCTCTACTACGACGGCGAGATCCGGGTGGCCGACGTCGTCGGGACGTTCGACGAGAACCGCTTCTCCCACGAGGGCCAGCAGCTCTCGAAGGAGGTCGTCCGGCAGTACCACAAGCGCACCCAGCCGGAGTGGGTCGAGGCCGTCGACGCCGCGAAGGCGGAGGCGAAGGCCCAGGACGTCGCCGACTGGCGGGAGCTCTGCGAGGCCGAGCCGGCGCCGCTGGACGACCACGTCGTCGACGCGGTCCGGGACATGTACACCGCCGGCGCGAACGCCTACCTCGACCGCGAACTGTTCAGCGCGCCGCCGCTGGCCGACGCCGTGGAGACGATCCGGAACCTGTAG